AAGTTAACCACATAATGAAGGTATTCGCCAATTTCCGACGGGTCTACCGAATCCCCTTCGAGACAACTGATGTCATTCGGGTCAAATGAACCCACCACCGTCTGCGTGTAGGTAAAACTGTTATCTGCCGGATTCTCATCGGTTCCGTTTGCAGCAATAGTAGCTGTGAAAGGCAGCAGGTCGTCAATATTCACCGCAGGGGTATCCGTCGGGGCATTGACACTGAACGTCACCGTGATAGCGCGCGATTCAAACGGGAGCAAATCCTGGTAATCCCATTGCAGCAAATTGTCGCTTTGCGTTGATACCGTCTCAGAAGACGACACGAAGTCCAATACGTCGTCGTTGAACTCCAACCCTATTCCGTTAGCCATCGACAAGGGCTGGTTGCCTATGTTCCTGTACCCGATCACATATTTTGCATCAAAACCGGGCTTGGCAGGGACAATGGGCGCAATTACGATTTCCACATCCTGATGGGAACCATTGGCTGTGATACAAAAATCCTGTGTTGTCACATTGTTGTTGGCATTCGGAAACACCACATTTGCTGCAGCAGGGGTCACCGTGAACATTGATGGATTATCGAGTGCCGGCGCAATGGCAAAAGTGCCCTGGCCGAAATAGTCTGCATAACTGCCGTCAGGAAAGGTGAACGCAGCGTATTGGTTGCTCCCGTTTGTGATATTGAGCCTGATGTAACCCTGGTCCGGGTCACTGTCGCCACAGCCATTGCCGTCAATGTCGTAAGTGACGTGGCCGGTAAGGGTATTGTAATTACCGCCCGGTGTAAAGGTACAATACGATCCAACGACCGGATACGAATTGAAATCCGGAAGGGTTTCATTGGTCATGATCAGGTCGATGGCCGCCTGAAAGTTGGCCATCTCCGAATTGTCTGCGCACACGTAAGTCAGGTTTGGGATGTCAGTGGCCGATATGGTTGAAAAAACAATCGGCGATTCCGTGTGACCGTTTTTCACAATCAGCACCTCCAGATTGGTATCCTTGACCACAAAATTCGTAATGGCATTGCACGGGGAAAGGTCGATCGTCTTGAAATGATTCTGCTCAAGGTCGATTGCCGCAAGAGCGTGACTGCCGGCGACATCGAGCAGGCCCAGTTGCGGGTTGTTCACGCAGTTGATCGATGTAAACGCGGCACAATTGGTGATGCTCAATGATTGCAGTGTGGGACTGCCGGTTATCGTGAGTCCGGTTAGTGCGGGCAGCCCGGAAACTGCCACTTCGTTAATGGATAAATTGGAGCCAATGCCCGTGATGCTTTGCAGACTCATCAAGCCACTCAGCTGCAACTGCGTGATTGATGTATTCGTAATTGATAACGAAGAGATGTTTGCAAACGACTCTACCCCCTGCAGCGACTGGATGGCAGCACCATCAATTGAAAGCCGGAATGCCGAAGCCGCTTCGGTTTGCTGGATTTCACCATCATTATCCAAATCAGCGTCGGTATCAAAAGTACCATTGTTGTCGCTGTCGATACAGTTTGCCGTAAGCAGGTAATTCTTAAAACCCGCATCCGGAACGTCGACAATCTGCGCCTGCAGTATCCCGGACATCAGCAGTAGGAGTAAGTAGATTTTCTTCATCGTATTGTCGTTTTGGTTGCGATTTTTTTGGTCAGTTTTCAGGTTTGTTTGTTTGTTTTATTTTCTAATATCCGCGTCATGCCATGCTACATCGACTTGAGCAATTCCTGCAGCCTGTCTTTTTTCCGTTGGGAGATGGGCAGGTTGCTGTTGTCTGACATGACGACATATCCGCCGTCTTTCTTGATATACGACTTGAGGTAAGCAAGGTTGATCAGGTGTGACTGGTGGATCCTTTCGAAACCGTGCTCGCCAAGCAGCTCCTCATATTCCTTAAGCGTTTTCGATATCAGTACCGGCTTGTTGTTCCGGAGGTAAAACCGCGTGTAATTGTCTTCGCTTTCACAACGGATGATGTCGCTGATTTCAAACAGGTGAATGCCTTCTGCGGTCGACAAGGCAATCCTTTTAAAATTGTCGACTTTCTTGCGGATGTTCTCCAGCAAAAGGTCAATGTGGGCATAATTATCATTCCGGTCCAGTACATTCTTTATCTTACCGATGACTTTCTGCAGCTCTTCAGGATCTACGGGCTTAAGCAGGAAATCCAGTGCGCTGAACCGGAAAGCCTTCACGGCGTACTGCTCATGCGCGGTAATAAAAACAATATGCGACGAGGATTTACCGTGTTTTGAGGCCAGCTGCTCGAGGATGTCAAATCCTGTCCCGTCATTGAGCTGGATATCCAGGAAAACCACCTGTGGCCTGAACCGCTCCATGGCCGCCACGCCCTGCTGCACACTATCGGCCTCGCCTATAATCGTAATGTCCGGGGCATACATCGCCAACAGCGCTTTCATGCCATTTCTCAGGTTGATGTCGTCGTCTATGAGTAATGCTGTAATCATTATTTTGAAATGTATTGTAACGGCAGCCTTAGTGTGACCCGGGTGCCTTTGATGAGATCTTTCTCTGTGATTTCTTCGATCTGCAGGCGCGTTTTTACGGCGGTCGAATCCTCTATCATCTGCAGCCTTTTTTTAGTGATATCAATTGCCATCGATTTATGTACCGATACCGATCCTTCTTTCATACGCTGCGATTGGTAAATGCCCACACCGTTGTCGGTAATGCTGCATACGAGGTGTTTTTCCTCCACAGTAAAGACAATCGCCAGGTGACCTTTTTCCTTAATCGGAATGAGTCCATGAATGATTGCATTCTCTGCGAAAGGCTGCAAAAGCAACGGCGGAATGGCCATATCATCCTCTATAGCGGGATTTTTATGGATGTTGAAACTGAACTTCTGATTGAAACGCAGCTGCTCGAGTTCCAGATAATTTTGCAGGCTTTCAATTTCCTTGTCTATCGGGATCAAGGGCTCTTTCGAATATTCGAGCGTCAGGCGCATCAGCTTCGAAAATTTTGCCAGGTATTTGATCGCAGAGTCGGTGCCGTTTTGGACGATAAAGCTCGAAATCGATCCCAGGCAGTTGAACACAAAATGCGGGTTCATCTGCAAATGCAGCGCTTTTTGTTCGTATTCGGCCAGCTCTTTTTGCAGGGTCAGCGTTTTCTTCAGGTTAAACCGGCTGTACACCAACACCCCGATGCCGCCGAGCAGGACCACGAGGAGTACTGCGAAAAAGATTTGCATCGCATGTCTTTTGGAGGCTTCCGCGAAAAGCAATTCTTTTTTTTCGATTTCCTTTTTCTGCAGTGCTTCCCTTTTGTCGAATTCGAAGTTCATCTCCGCCTCGACGCCTTTTCGGATGCTTTCGTGGTTGTTGAGACTGTCTTTCGCGCGGTCATACAGTGTCATGTGCAGCAGCGCCTTTTTCGTATCATTTAACGCGGCATAACTGTCACTAAGCAGTTTTTCAGATGCGGTAACCTGTTCCAGGACCGCGGTTTCCCTGGCCAGCTGCAAGGCCTTTTGCGCATAGGTAACGGCCTTGCCGAATTGTTTCTGGTCGTAATAAAATTGCCCGAAGTACAGCTGCGTATCTGCAAGTCCGAAACGGTCATCTATACTATTAAACGCCGTGGTGGCGCGTTCCCAGTTCCTGACGGCATTTGCCGGATCCGACATCGCCTGATAATACAGGCCGAGGTTGTTGTACAGTTCCCCCAAGCCCCGTGAATCGCGACTTTGTTGGAGGAAAACCATTGCATCAGTATAAAATTTCAACGCATTGGACATCTGCTTTTGCCGGGCGTAACAGTTCCCGATATTGGTCAGGGTAATGCCCTGATTCGGATCATTGGTTTGCTGCTGTTTTTTCCATGAGCGGATGAAATAGTCGAGCGCCTTGAAATCCTGTTTCTGCGCCTGGTAAATAATGCCGATGTTGTTGTAAATCCGGGCGCACCTTACGGTATCCCTGAGCTGTTCGTAAATTCCGACCGCCTTAAGGTCAAATTGCAAAGCCTTGGCATAATTGCTCTGCTCAGACAAGACGATGCCGATGCTGCCGTAAGTACGGGCGAGTCCCTCGCGTACTTCGGTTTTTTTATTGCCTGCATTGATCTCACTTTCGAAAAGGAACTGCGCGTCTGAAAAGTACTGCAATGCCTGACGGTAATCGCCCGATATGATATTGGCGATACCCAGGTTGACCCTTGCGTTGGCCTCTTCGGTCTTATACCGTATGCCCATCGATAAGTCCAGCGCTTTCTTTGCGTAGGCCCTGAGTGACTTAGGGTCAACGGTCTTATAGCCTTCAGCTATCCGGTTCAGCAGTTTCGCCCTATCGATGTCGTTTTTAGCATGCGCCAATTCCCGTTTCAGGCTGTCTACGACATTTTGCTGTGCAAAAGCCATCGACGCGGAACAAAGCAGCAGTGCTAGAAATAATTTGATTTTCATAAATGGGCAACTTGACAAACAAAAGTAACATTTCCGTTAATTCAGCAAGCACTGAATTAGAATTTTGCCGTTTTGAAAGAGAATTTGAAATGAAAAAACCCGCACGAGGCGGGTCTTAGTTTGAATGAAGTATTATTGCTTTATGAGTTTTTGCCGCCCGATTCCCTGGTCAGTGTACACATTCAGGAAGTACACGCCGGCATTGAATGCCGAAAGATCGACTGTATCGGTATTGTTACTATCAAGCAGTTTACGGCCGCGTGCGTCAAAAAGCGCTATACCGTTGACTTTGGATGCTGCCTTCACATAAACCAGACCAGTAGTCGGGTTCGGGTAAATCGAGACCGTTTTTGACAGTTCATCGACTGATAGTGGCATACTGGTAAAGGTCGTGCTGGCGGTATTTGTGGTTACCTGGCTGTCGTAGTCGAAATATACCTCAGAACTGAAATTCACCGTATCACCGGGCTCGAGCGCTGCGTTCGATTTCATGCGGAACATCACGTTGCCCTGTCCGCCCGGTTGCAGTGGCGCACTGTCGAAAAGGAATTCGAGAACGTCATCAGTAACCTTAACGGTGACGGGTGCCGAGCTGTTGATGACCTGTACAGAACTGATGTCAAAACTCCCAGGGTCAACCGCTGAACGCAACGCGACAAATGGCGCATCGCCGGTACCGGTATTTTCAAAGTTGATGACATAGTTAAGATAGTCGCCGATTTCTGTAGGTTCGACGGCGTCGCCCTGGAGGCAAAGGACGGTGTTTTCAAGCGCCGCGCCGTCAACAGTGTGGCTGTAATTGAAAGTGTTGTCGTCAAGATTCCCATCCTGCTGGTCGATGGTCCCGACCAGTGAAAATGGAAGCACATCCCCTACTTCGACCGGGTTGTCGATTTCCGGGCCGTTGAACTGCAAAATGACCAGCGCCGATCCGGATTCAAAAGGAAGCAGATTGGAAAAATTATAAACATAGCTCCCGAAGGTGGTGGCTGAAGGCTCCGGACTGGAAACCAGCACATCCATCTTGCTGTCGTCAAAACTAAAGTTGATATTTCCCGAAAGCGGCTGAGTCCCTTTGTTGCGGTAGACCAGCTGGAAAAAAGACTCATACCCGGGTACACCCAACGAGTACGGATAAAGGAACACTTCAAGATCTGTGATCTGGTTTACAGGCGCCACGCAAATGTCGTTGTTAACCTCCATACTGCCTGCAGCATCAAAGACAATGGTTGGCGATTGCTGTTGTACGTCAAAATAAGAGGCATTTTCCAGGACAACACTTACCGTAAACGCACCTTCGTTCACATAAAATTCGTAATTGCCGTTTTCGTCGGTGAATGTGGCGCCCGAATTCACGCCGTCTGAGAGAACCACTTTTGCCATGGATTGTACGGTATCGTTGGCGTCGCAACCGTTTTGGTCAAAATCATACCGGACATTTCCAGTGATTTTGTTGACGTTCCCAGCCGGATTCAGCGAGCAGTAGGAATTGATAATCAGGTTAGGCAGTATCGGCGCCAAAACGGACTCGTAAATACTGATCTCAAAATCATCCAAACACAGGAACCCAAGCGCGGGTAAGGTCGCAAAATCGGTGCCGGAAAACAGGATTTCCTGATACGCACCATTCTTAAGGTTGATATTTTGCAACAGCGGATTGTCCGAATATTGTACGAAATACAAATTGGGGTTTTGCGAAAAGTCGAGGCCCGTAAACTGATTTCCCGAACAATCAACATCCTGTAGGGTGTGCAGCATCGAAAAATCGACTGTTGTCAGGTTATTTTGGGCGCATTTAAGCAACACCAGGTAAGGTGTTTCAGACAAATCCAAAACTGAAATTTGATTGTTTGAGCAGGACATGGTGCCGAGTACCGGATGATTTCCTACAATGAATGTGCTAATCTGGTTGTTGGCGCAATCTACGAGACCGAGATTGGCCAGGGTACTGATATCAAGCGAGGCCAGGTTGTTATTGCTGCAATTTAAGGAATACACCGATGGATTATTCGATAAATCCAATGCGGTCAGCACGTTGTTATTACAGGACAGCACGTGCAATGCAGCATTGCTTTGCAGGTTGAGTGTGGCAATCTGATTGCTGTCGACGCTTAATTCATAAAGGTTCGGACTCGCCGATACATCTATCCCCGAAAGCATATTAAACCGCACGTCCAGATATTTAAGCTGCGACGAAGCGGAAAGATCCAATCCCGTTAACTGGTTGCTGTAGGCAAACAGGAATTGCAAATTGACCGCATCGGCAAGTACTATATTGGTCAGATCATTTTCATACGCCGTCAGATAGACCAGACTCACCAACCCGGAGAGGTCTAACGTGCTCAATTGATTGTACTGCACGTTCAATTCTGACAGTGCCGAAAGATTCTGCACATTAAGATCCTGGATAAAGTTAGCCGAACAGTTTAACCTTGACAGACCAGGCGATCCCGAAAGGTCCAGTGACGTCAGTATGTTGTTAGAGCAATCGAGATCTGACAAATTGATGAGTCCTGCCAGGTTGAGTGACGAGAAGGAATTCTGCATCAATTGTAAAATATTGAGCTGAGACAAGCCTGTAACGTTGACAGCGGACGCATTGCAGGCTTCGCAGGACAAAAACTGCAGTTGCGTCAGGGCGGAAAAATCAAGGCTCTGCCCATTCAGCGGATTATTGGCCACGGTCAGGAACCGCAGATTCGAAAATGAGGAAAGGCCGTCGAGATTGCTGATACCCTGATTATCCAGATACAATTTCCGGATTACCAGCGCTTCCGAAAGTTGGATGTCACCATCGGCATTTTGGTCTATCGCGACAAAATTGTCGGACTCATCCTGAGCAATCGCGTAAGATGGACTTGCGGCCAACAAGGTCAGCTTCAGGTTCTCGTCAGCAAAATCTATCGTCTGTGCATGCGTCGCTGATATCCACAGCAACAGCAAAAGGGTAAACTGCTTCATAAGTGATTGTTTAATGTTTTGCTAATAAAGATAAACAAAAAACAACAAGGTTGCGCAGCTGCTGAAATTTTTTTTAAGATTTTAAAAACCGTACTTTGCTTACAAATAGTACAGACGTAAAACCGCGTGCGAAACGCGAAGCGTAAGGCAAAATATTTTTAAAAATCGTTTGGAAATTATTGTTTTATAATCCGTTGGACACCGTAGCCATTGTCTGTCTGCACCTTAACCAAGTAAGCGCCATCGGCAAAACCGGACAAATCGATAACCCCTGAAACAGCTTTTATCGGAAATTCCCGGCCGCGGACGTCAAACAACACCACGGATTGAATATCGGCTTCCGTGCGGATCGTAACGCGGTCGCTGGCGGGATTCGGGTAAATTGTGATGCGGTTATCCAAAGTTTGTTCGTCTGTTCCCAAAGCATCAAAAGTCGTCACCGCTAAGTTGGTTGCCACCGGGAAATTGTAATCGAAATAAATATCGGCTTTTTGTGAAACCGAATTCCCGGTCACCAAAGTATTTTTGGTCTTGATCTTAAAAGTCACATTCCCACGCTCCGAAGCGCCAAGGTTGATGCCTTCAAAAATGAATTCGACTTTGTCATTTGTGATTCGCGGTGTGACCGGATGCGAGGCATGCAACACCTGCAATGTCGAAATATCAAATTTCGTCAAATCGATCATATCCTTAACAACGATATTTTCTGCGGCAGCGGTTCCTGTATTTTCAAAGTTGATGTTGTAATGGAGGTATTTTCCGATTTCCGTTGGATTGACATGCTCGCCTTCAAGGCAGGTAATGTCATTCGGATCGTAAGAACCGACAACCGTTTGCTTGAACGAAAAAGTGTTGTCACCTGGCGTCACATCTCCCCCAACCGGGTTCGCCTGAGCATGGAAACCAAGCTGGTCGCCAATATTCACTGCCGGGGTTTCCTGCGGCGAGTTCACATTCAGCCTGACTTCAATGCTTCTGGATTCGAAAGGATACAGGTTGCTGAAATTCCATGACAGGCTTCCGGCAGTTTGCGCATCAGGAGTTGTGGATGCGTTTACAAAATCAAGCTCGTTTTCCTGATAGGTAAAGTCTACACTACCTGATAAAACCTGATTCCCTTTGTTTTTATAAATGATTTTATAAGTGGCGTCAAAGCCGGGACGGGCAGGTGTATTAGGTACGATGACTGTTTCAAGGTCGTTTTGGATTCCATTTGCGGTGATACAGAAATCCTGCGTAGTGATGTTGTTATTGTTGTTACCAAAAAGAATAGTCGCCAGTGGCGGTGTGATGGTAAACATTGACATATTCTCCGCTGCAACGGAAACATTAAAAGTACCTGCCTGCCCGAAATTAGTATAATTTCCGTCAGGTGAAGTGAATACCGTATAATTGTCGTTTCCGCTGGTCAGCGTCAGTTTTACATAGGGTTGATCAGGGTCATTACCATCACAACCGTTATTATCAGTATCGAAAGTGACATTACCAGTAATCGTATTGTAATTGCCGCCAGGGAAAATAGTGCAATACGGGCTAACGACCGCGCTACTTAACGAATAAGAGTTCAAAGTTTGCTGCACACCAGAAAGCTGAAAATCGTCCACACATATAAAACTCAGGTTAAGATCATACCCTAATGAAAATGACTCATTCCTTCCGTTTTTAGCAAAAATAGTTTCCAAAGGCAGGTTTTCACTTAAATTGACGTAGTTAAGTCCAACACATGTTTCAAGATCTACTGTCTCCAACATGTTATTTTGAAGATACAAATTGTTAACATGGGTATTCTCCAAATTAATAGAGGACAGTTGATTATATTCCAAATGAACTAAACCTGGAAGATTTCTGCCTGAAAGATCTATTGATTGCAATTGGTTATGATCTAAGATTAGCGCTTCATAATACCCCTGTTCACTTAACACAATATTGGTCAGACTATTGTTAGATGCCCGTAATTGGAGGTTTTCCATATCAGAAACGTCGAGCGAAGTTAATTGGTTATATTGACACCACAGATAATGCAACGCGAAACAATTATCTATGTTTAAATCCATCAATAAATTGTTGCCAACATCTATATTAAACAAATGTGTCAGTCCGGAAACATTTAGTGTCTGGATTGAATTATTGTATGCGCTCAGATTTTGAAGATTTGTAAATGCCAAAATTCCCTCCAGGCTTGATATATTGGAATCATATAAATTCAGGCTCGTCACTACTGCCGCCTCAGTCAGTTGAATTTCCCCATCCGAATTAACGTCAATGCCCTCAGACAACAACTTCGCCTTAAAATTCGCATCAGGGATATTCACGATCTGCGCCTGGGAAGCGGCTGAAAAGAAAAGGAAGTAGAGTAATAGTTTTTTCATATTATTGTTTTATCAGTTTTTGGGTTTTGAATCCTTTGTAAGTCGCAACTTTTATAAAATATACTCCGGAAGTATATGTTGAAATATTGAGTGTCTCCACATTGTTTTTCCTCAAAAGCTGCCTTCCCTGAACATCAAACAGCTCAACTGATTTGATTTCCGAATCTGATTTTATATTAACCAAACCTTTGGTCGGATTTGGATAAATACTAATATCATCATCCAAAACCACATTGTCTGTTCCCAAAGTATCGAAAGTCGTCATCGCTACGTTGGTTGCCACAGGAAAATTATAATCAAAATAAATATCGGCTTTCTGTGAAACCGAATTTCCGGTGACCAAAGTATTTTTCGTCTTGATCTTAAAAGTTACATTGCCATGCTCCGAAGCGCCGAGGTTGATGCCTTCAAAAATGAATTCGACTTTGCCGTTCGTAATCCTTGGCGTCATCGGGTGTGAAGCATTCAAAACCTGAAGAGTTGAAACATCAAACTTTGTCAAATCAATCATATCGACCACCACAATATTTTCTGCGGCAGCGGTACCGGTATTTTCAAAGTTGATGTTGTAATGGAGGTATTTTCCGATTTCCGTCGGATTGACGTGCTCGCCTTCAAGGCAGGTAATGTCATTCGGATCGTAAGAACCGATAACCGTTTGCTTGAACGAAAAAGTGTTGTCACCTGGCGTCACATCTCCCCCAACCGGGTTAGCCTGAGCATGGAAACCAAGCTGGTCGCCAATATTCACTGCCGGGGTTTCCTGCGGCGAGTTCACATTCAGCCTGACTTCAATACTCCTCGATTCGAAAGGATACAGGTTGCTGAAATTCCATGACAGGCTTCCGGCAGTTTGCGCATCAGGAGTTGTGGATGCGTTTACAAAATCAAGCTCATTTTCCTGATAGGTAAAATCGACACTTCCCGATAAAACCTGGTTGCCTTTGTTTTTGTAAATGATTTGATATATCGCATCAAATCCCGGACGGGCTGGTGCAATAGGAACAATTACCGTTTCAAGATCATTCTGGAGGCCATTGGCGGTGATACAGAAATCCTGGGTGGTGATATTGTTATTGTTGTCGCCAAAAACAATTGTTGCCAACGGTGGTGTGATCGTGAACAGTGACGCATTTTCCATTGCAACACTAATGTTGAAAGTTCCGGTAAGTCCGAAATTGTTATACGTTCCGTCAGGAGAAGTAAATACAGCATAATTATTTCCCCCTGTGGTCAGGTTAAGTTTTACATAGGGCTGGTCCGGATCCGTACTGTCGCAGCCATTGTTATCAATATCATAAGTAATGTTGCCGGTGATCGTATTGAAATTACCTCCCGGTTGGAAGAAGCAGTAAGGACTCGCAACAGCATTGGTCAATCCGTAGATATTTAAACGCTGTTGTGTGTCCTGTAATTGCATTTCATCAACACATACGAAAATAAGGTTGTCATCACCTCCAAAAAAGAAATCTTCGTTATTACTGCCATTTTTAGCAAATACAGTTTCAAGGGAAGGATTGTTAGACAGTTCCACCAGATCTAATGTTGCGGAGCAGCCCGTCATATCTATTGTTTGGAGGGAATTATAGCTAAGCCTAAGCTGTCCTAAACCCGAAGCATTGCCCAGGTTGATTGTGTTTAGATTGTTATTGCTCACATCCAAAATAGCGCTTTGGTAGAAAGTCACACCGGATACATCAACATCCGTCAATTGATTATGGGCAACCATAATCCTTGAATTCGAACCTATCTGGGGAGGAGTAAATGATTGAAGGTTATTATAGGAAACATCAAGATCATCAACCCTGCATGTTGACAAATCCAAAGCCGTCAATTGATTGTATTGTGCGTTGAAATACATAATGTTGCAATTGTTTACAGTAAAACTTGTCAGCGAATTATACCGGACATCTAAATACAACATTGTCTGTATCAAACCAAGATTTGACAATTCCAATTGGGTCAGCTGGTTATTCCGCACGATGAGTTCTTGTAGATTGGTACATCCTGAAAGATTAAGTACAGTCAGTTGATTATTTTCTGCGTTTAACCTTTTAAGTGCATTTAACCCGGAAAAATCCAAAGCGGTCAGTTGGCAATTGTAAGCGTCTAAATCAAAAAGCGCAGAACAGCCTGAAACATCCAGCGTTGTCAAGGGGTTTGAATAACAGGTCAGATTAATTAAAGAGGTAAGACCGGAAGCATCAAGTGATGTCAAGGCACAGCTGGAAACAGTTAAATTAGTTAACGAACTGCATCCGGTAATATTCAGAGTAGCCAACGAAGGATTCAGTGAAGCAGATAACTGTTGCAGATTATTCATACCGGATACATCTAATGAAAGTAGGGCGTTTACATCGCAACTAAGTCTTGTCATATTGGTAAAAGACTGTACCCCTTCCAGATTTTCAATTGATGAATTGTTAACAAATAATGCTCCCACAAGCTGTGCTTCGGCAAGTTGAATTTCTCCATCAGCGTTAGCATCTACCGCAATATGCATTCCCTGGGCATTTCTTGCAATAGTGTTTGAAGGTGATGATGACAACAACTTCGCCTTAAAATTCGCATCAGGGATATTCACGATCTGCGCCTGGGAAGCGGCTGAAAAGAAAAGGAAGTAGAGTAATAGTTTTTTCATATTATTGTTTTATCAGTTTTTGGGTTTTGAATCCTTTGTAAGTCGCAACTTTTATAAAATATACTCCGCAAGTATATGTTGAAATATTGAGTGTCTCCACATTGTTTTTCCTCAAAAGCTGCCTTCCCTGGACATCAAACAGCTCAACTGATTTGATTTCCGAATCTGATTTTATATTAACCAGGCCTTTGGTCGGATTTGGATAAATACTAATATCATCATCCAAAACCACATTGTCTGTTCCCAAAGTATCGAAAGTCGTCACCGCTACGTTGGTTGCCACAGGAAAATTATAATCAAAATAAATATCGGCTTTCTGTGAAACCGAATTTCCGGTGACCAAAGTATTTTTCGTCTTAATCTTAAAAGCGACATTCCCA
The nucleotide sequence above comes from Flavobacterium magnum. Encoded proteins:
- a CDS encoding T9SS type A sorting domain-containing protein, with the protein product MKKIYLLLLLMSGILQAQIVDVPDAGFKNYLLTANCIDSDNNGTFDTDADLDNDGEIQQTEAASAFRLSIDGAAIQSLQGVESFANISSLSITNTSITQLQLSGLMSLQSITGIGSNLSINEVAVSGLPALTGLTITGSPTLQSLSITNCAAFTSINCVNNPQLGLLDVAGSHALAAIDLEQNHFKTIDLSPCNAITNFVVKDTNLEVLIVKNGHTESPIVFSTISATDIPNLTYVCADNSEMANFQAAIDLIMTNETLPDFNSYPVVGSYCTFTPGGNYNTLTGHVTYDIDGNGCGDSDPDQGYIRLNITNGSNQYAAFTFPDGSYADYFGQGTFAIAPALDNPSMFTVTPAAANVVFPNANNNVTTQDFCITANGSHQDVEIVIAPIVPAKPGFDAKYVIGYRNIGNQPLSMANGIGLEFNDDVLDFVSSSETVSTQSDNLLQWDYQDLLPFESRAITVTFSVNAPTDTPAVNIDDLLPFTATIAANGTDENPADNSFTYTQTVVGSFDPNDISCLEGDSVDPSEIGEYLHYVVNFENTGTAPAENIVVKLQIDPAKFNISSLRIMQASHVLDARLTNNILELIFRNIQLDTGGHGNILLKIRSNGDLGTGDAVSKSAGIYFDYNFPIQTNTATTVFEVLSAGDTTMDNVVTIYPNPAADKMYIDAPGEIKSAELFDAQGRLLLVKTPGEPNAALDISTYTSGVYYIRVTTQKGTKTAKVIKR
- a CDS encoding LytR/AlgR family response regulator transcription factor; translated protein: MITALLIDDDINLRNGMKALLAMYAPDITIIGEADSVQQGVAAMERFRPQVVFLDIQLNDGTGFDILEQLASKHGKSSSHIVFITAHEQYAVKAFRFSALDFLLKPVDPEELQKVIGKIKNVLDRNDNYAHIDLLLENIRKKVDNFKRIALSTAEGIHLFEISDIIRCESEDNYTRFYLRNNKPVLISKTLKEYEELLGEHGFERIHQSHLINLAYLKSYIKKDGGYVVMSDNSNLPISQRKKDRLQELLKSM
- a CDS encoding tetratricopeptide repeat-containing sensor histidine kinase, with product MKIKLFLALLLCSASMAFAQQNVVDSLKRELAHAKNDIDRAKLLNRIAEGYKTVDPKSLRAYAKKALDLSMGIRYKTEEANARVNLGIANIISGDYRQALQYFSDAQFLFESEINAGNKKTEVREGLARTYGSIGIVLSEQSNYAKALQFDLKAVGIYEQLRDTVRCARIYNNIGIIYQAQKQDFKALDYFIRSWKKQQQTNDPNQGITLTNIGNCYARQKQMSNALKFYTDAMVFLQQSRDSRGLGELYNNLGLYYQAMSDPANAVRNWERATTAFNSIDDRFGLADTQLYFGQFYYDQKQFGKAVTYAQKALQLARETAVLEQVTASEKLLSDSYAALNDTKKALLHMTLYDRAKDSLNNHESIRKGVEAEMNFEFDKREALQKKEIEKKELLFAEASKRHAMQIFFAVLLVVLLGGIGVLVYSRFNLKKTLTLQKELAEYEQKALHLQMNPHFVFNCLGSISSFIVQNGTDSAIKYLAKFSKLMRLTLEYSKEPLIPIDKEIESLQNYLELEQLRFNQKFSFNIHKNPAIEDDMAIPPLLLQPFAENAIIHGLIPIKEKGHLAIVFTVEEKHLVCSITDNGVGIYQSQRMKEGSVSVHKSMAIDITKKRLQMIEDSTAVKTRLQIEEITEKDLIKGTRVTLRLPLQYISK
- a CDS encoding DUF7619 domain-containing protein; this translates as MKQFTLLLLLWISATHAQTIDFADENLKLTLLAASPSYAIAQDESDNFVAIDQNADGDIQLSEALVIRKLYLDNQGISNLDGLSSFSNLRFLTVANNPLNGQSLDFSALTQLQFLSCEACNASAVNVTGLSQLNILQLMQNSFSSLNLAGLINLSDLDCSNNILTSLDLSGSPGLSRLNCSANFIQDLNVQNLSALSELNVQYNQLSTLDLSGLVSLVYLTAYENDLTNIVLADAVNLQFLFAYSNQLTGLDLSASSQLKYLDVRFNMLSGIDVSASPNLYELSVDSNQIATLNLQSNAALHVLSCNNNVLTALDLSNNPSVYSLNCSNNNLASLDISTLANLGLVDCANNQISTFIVGNHPVLGTMSCSNNQISVLDLSETPYLVLLKCAQNNLTTVDFSMLHTLQDVDCSGNQFTGLDFSQNPNLYFVQYSDNPLLQNINLKNGAYQEILFSGTDFATLPALGFLCLDDFEISIYESVLAPILPNLIINSYCSLNPAGNVNKITGNVRYDFDQNGCDANDTVQSMAKVVLSDGVNSGATFTDENGNYEFYVNEGAFTVSVVLENASYFDVQQQSPTIVFDAAGSMEVNNDICVAPVNQITDLEVFLYPYSLGVPGYESFFQLVYRNKGTQPLSGNINFSFDDSKMDVLVSSPEPSATTFGSYVYNFSNLLPFESGSALVILQFNGPEIDNPVEVGDVLPFSLVGTIDQQDGNLDDNTFNYSHTVDGAALENTVLCLQGDAVEPTEIGDYLNYVINFENTGTGDAPFVALRSAVDPGSFDISSVQVINSSAPVTVKVTDDVLEFLFDSAPLQPGGQGNVMFRMKSNAALEPGDTVNFSSEVYFDYDSQVTTNTASTTFTSMPLSVDELSKTVSIYPNPTTGLVYVKAASKVNGIALFDARGRKLLDSNNTDTVDLSAFNAGVYFLNVYTDQGIGRQKLIKQ